A single genomic interval of Stieleria maiorica harbors:
- a CDS encoding sigma-54-dependent transcriptional regulator has product MPNLLVIDDDRTILALAEKALSPIADITTAASAGDGLAELRRGAYDAVLLDIQLPDQNGLAVYCEIREHDRRIPVIFMTVEAASNTAIEAMQLGAFDYIAKPLHIEPLRDLVEKAIEQRQISSVPVAISADDEGGDQSAELFIGRSPAMLDVFKAIGKVAKQDVPILIRGESGTGKELVARALFQYSHRSDETFLAVNCAALPDNLLESELFGHEKGAFTGAESRRIGKFEQCNGGTLFLDEIGDMAPSVQAKVLRVLQEQRFERVGGNKELTTDVRIIAATNRPLEQMVQDGDYREDLLYRLNGVTIELPPLRDRLSDVPSLIRFFLAQAKKEFNKPDLEGLSPEAVDLLTAYVWPGNVRQLRAVIRRCVLDTVMPVITPDTLPDEITGSVSVAEKTPRDDAAPKPESVAGSQLPQLVQRLLNERSTNIYAEAMEYMERYVILKVLQATDGNQSQAAEMLGITRGKLRDRINSYNIVLKSDVLVEE; this is encoded by the coding sequence ATGCCTAACCTTTTAGTCATTGACGATGACCGAACCATTCTCGCGCTCGCGGAAAAGGCGCTCTCCCCGATCGCGGACATCACCACCGCCGCCAGTGCCGGCGATGGGCTGGCCGAGTTGCGCCGTGGGGCGTATGACGCGGTGTTGTTGGATATCCAATTGCCCGACCAGAACGGATTGGCCGTTTACTGCGAAATCCGGGAACACGATCGTCGGATCCCCGTGATCTTCATGACGGTCGAAGCGGCCAGCAACACCGCGATCGAAGCGATGCAGCTGGGCGCGTTCGATTACATCGCCAAGCCGTTGCACATCGAACCGTTGCGTGATCTGGTCGAAAAAGCGATCGAGCAACGCCAGATCAGCAGCGTGCCGGTCGCCATCTCGGCCGACGACGAAGGGGGGGATCAGTCGGCAGAGCTGTTTATCGGTCGATCACCTGCCATGCTGGACGTTTTCAAAGCAATCGGAAAGGTCGCCAAGCAGGACGTGCCGATTTTGATCCGCGGGGAAAGCGGGACCGGAAAGGAGCTGGTCGCGCGGGCGTTGTTCCAATACAGCCATCGCAGCGACGAGACGTTTCTGGCGGTCAACTGTGCCGCGTTGCCCGACAATTTGCTCGAAAGTGAACTGTTCGGCCACGAAAAAGGTGCCTTCACCGGTGCCGAAAGCCGCCGGATCGGGAAGTTCGAACAGTGTAACGGCGGCACCTTGTTCCTGGACGAGATCGGCGACATGGCCCCCTCGGTCCAGGCCAAAGTGCTGCGTGTGCTGCAAGAACAACGCTTCGAGCGGGTCGGCGGTAACAAAGAACTGACCACCGATGTCCGCATCATCGCGGCGACCAACCGGCCGCTGGAACAGATGGTCCAGGACGGCGATTACCGCGAAGATTTGCTGTACCGTCTCAACGGGGTGACGATCGAATTGCCGCCGCTGCGCGATCGTTTGAGCGATGTGCCGTCGCTGATCCGGTTCTTTCTCGCACAGGCCAAGAAGGAGTTCAATAAACCCGATCTGGAGGGGCTTTCCCCCGAAGCGGTCGATCTGCTGACCGCCTATGTCTGGCCCGGCAACGTCCGACAGCTACGCGCCGTCATCCGTCGCTGCGTGCTGGACACCGTGATGCCGGTCATCACCCCCGACACCCTTCCCGATGAGATTACCGGCTCCGTTTCGGTGGCCGAAAAGACGCCCCGTGACGATGCGGCGCCGAAACCAGAGTCCGTCGCCGGCAGTCAATTGCCTCAATTGGTGCAGCGTTTGCTGAATGAACGTTCGACCAATATCTACGCCGAAGCGATGGAGTACATGGAACGGTACGTCATCCTGAAAGTGTTGCAAGCGACCGACGGAAACCAGAGCCAAGCGGCAGAGATGTTGGGAATCACACGAGGAAAACTGCGAGACCGAATCAACTCGTACAACATCGTGCTCAAAAGCGACGTTCTGGTCGAGGAGTAA
- a CDS encoding ATP-binding protein, producing the protein MGDFVSNFFDTSDFPARWHCGNWSEFLGWLHIVSDAATFGAYFAIPVVLVHFARKRDDIPSTRLFWLFAAFISACGLVHLIEAIIFWHPLYRVSGLMKFITAVVSWGTVIVLVQQMPHLLRLPSIVATNERLQEEIGQREETQRQLRLVKARYEALLWGTRSIVWTTDPAGGFTTPQISWERYTGQTWTEHQQFGWINAIHPDDRPSLKRRWQAALESGKYQASGRIWHQDSQAYRTFAVEAVAVKNDDGTIREWVGTVGDIEEQHQAQTNLGVIQSELARKNRELELIYKAAPVGMSLIDRDLRYLRVNETLAKINGFTRDQHIGRRADELLKGLNDQLLPIYRRVFATGRPVLGVEIVGKTPASDQQRTWLASYYPLELPSESGDANKNTVTAVSAIVQDITDRKEQEQRLRESEQIARAASQSKSEFLANMSHEIRTPMAAILGYADVLLGHLQDPDNRNCVLIMKKNGQFLLELINDILDLSRIEAGKLTMEPDDCPLPQMVADIQSLMLVRAEEKHVRFDVEFEGKVPRTITTDPIRLRQVLINLIGNAIKFTDEGEVRLKVRFIDDAEPPVVEFAVMDTGIGMSDDQIRRLFKPFSQGDSSVTRRYGGSGLGLAISQRLVEMMNGEMDLVSTVGQGSTFYVRLPITSFAEIQLIKPDLVTRTSEPEAMLAAPARLSCRVLVVDDRRDVRHISQHFLEKAGARVATAEDGGQGIDAAIAARESGEPFDVIVMDMQMPNVDGLQATAMLRSLGIQWPVIALTADAMKGDRDRCLNGGCDDYLAKPIDQAKLVAMVARYAHQVPVERLQEKRKSRANQLRASLEDDEV; encoded by the coding sequence ATGGGCGATTTTGTTTCGAATTTCTTTGACACCTCCGACTTCCCGGCGCGATGGCACTGTGGCAATTGGTCGGAGTTTCTCGGTTGGCTGCACATCGTCAGCGATGCCGCGACCTTCGGGGCCTATTTCGCCATCCCGGTTGTTCTGGTTCACTTCGCTCGCAAGCGAGACGACATCCCGTCCACCCGGCTGTTCTGGTTGTTCGCCGCCTTCATTTCGGCTTGCGGTTTGGTGCATCTGATCGAAGCGATCATCTTTTGGCATCCGCTCTATCGGGTGTCGGGGTTGATGAAATTCATCACAGCCGTCGTGTCGTGGGGGACGGTGATCGTCCTGGTGCAACAGATGCCACACCTGTTGCGACTGCCGTCGATCGTGGCAACCAACGAACGGTTGCAAGAAGAAATCGGTCAGCGGGAAGAGACACAGCGCCAACTAAGGCTGGTTAAGGCGCGGTATGAAGCGTTGCTGTGGGGGACGCGGAGCATTGTCTGGACGACAGATCCCGCGGGCGGATTTACGACCCCGCAGATCTCTTGGGAACGCTACACCGGACAAACGTGGACCGAACACCAACAATTCGGTTGGATTAATGCCATTCACCCCGATGACCGCCCTTCGTTGAAGCGTCGTTGGCAAGCAGCGTTGGAATCTGGAAAATACCAGGCGAGCGGTCGCATCTGGCACCAAGACAGCCAGGCCTATCGTACCTTTGCGGTGGAGGCGGTGGCGGTGAAGAACGACGACGGCACGATCCGCGAGTGGGTGGGCACCGTCGGAGACATCGAAGAACAACACCAAGCGCAGACAAATCTGGGGGTGATCCAATCGGAACTCGCCCGCAAGAACCGCGAGCTGGAATTGATCTACAAAGCGGCTCCGGTCGGCATGAGTTTGATCGACCGCGACCTGAGGTATTTGCGGGTCAACGAAACGTTAGCCAAGATCAACGGGTTCACCCGCGATCAACACATCGGACGGCGTGCCGATGAACTGCTGAAAGGGTTGAACGATCAGCTGTTGCCGATTTATCGCCGCGTGTTTGCTACCGGCCGGCCGGTTTTGGGCGTAGAAATCGTCGGCAAGACGCCGGCATCGGACCAGCAGCGGACTTGGTTGGCGAGTTATTATCCGCTCGAATTGCCCAGCGAAAGTGGCGATGCGAACAAAAATACCGTGACGGCCGTCAGCGCCATCGTGCAAGACATCACTGACCGCAAGGAACAGGAACAACGACTCAGAGAGAGCGAGCAAATCGCTCGGGCCGCCAGTCAGTCCAAAAGCGAGTTTCTGGCCAACATGAGCCACGAGATTCGCACTCCCATGGCCGCAATACTGGGCTATGCCGATGTCCTGCTGGGACACTTGCAGGATCCGGACAACCGCAACTGTGTCCTGATCATGAAAAAGAACGGTCAGTTCTTGTTAGAACTGATCAATGACATTTTGGACCTGTCACGGATCGAAGCCGGCAAGTTGACGATGGAGCCCGATGATTGCCCGCTGCCCCAAATGGTCGCCGACATCCAATCGCTGATGCTGGTTCGGGCCGAGGAAAAGCATGTCCGATTTGACGTCGAATTCGAAGGCAAGGTGCCACGGACGATCACGACCGACCCGATTCGGCTGCGCCAAGTTTTGATCAATTTGATCGGAAACGCGATCAAGTTTACCGACGAAGGTGAAGTGCGATTGAAAGTCCGATTCATTGATGATGCAGAACCGCCGGTGGTTGAATTTGCGGTGATGGACACCGGGATCGGGATGAGTGACGACCAGATCCGGCGGCTGTTTAAACCCTTCTCCCAAGGCGACTCGTCCGTCACGCGACGCTACGGCGGCAGCGGTTTGGGGCTCGCGATCAGCCAGCGTCTGGTCGAAATGATGAACGGCGAAATGGATTTGGTCAGCACCGTCGGTCAGGGGTCGACGTTTTATGTCCGTTTACCGATCACGTCGTTCGCGGAAATCCAACTGATCAAACCCGATTTGGTAACGCGAACCAGCGAACCGGAAGCCATGCTCGCTGCGCCGGCGCGACTTTCGTGTCGGGTGCTGGTGGTCGATGACCGACGCGACGTGCGACACATCAGCCAGCACTTCCTGGAAAAAGCCGGCGCGCGCGTGGCGACCGCCGAAGACGGCGGGCAGGGCATCGACGCGGCGATCGCCGCACGCGAGTCCGGCGAACCGTTCGACGTCATCGTGATGGACATGCAAATGCCCAACGTCGATGGCTTGCAAGCGACCGCGATGTTGCGCTCGCTCGGGATCCAGTGGCCCGTGATCGCCTTGACCGCCGACGCGATGAAGGGAGATCGCGACCGCTGCCTCAACGGCGGCTGTGACGATTACCTGGCCAAGCCCATCGATCAGGCCAAACTGGTCGCCATGGTCGCCCGGTACGCCCACCAGGTTCCGGTGGAGCGGTTACAGGAAAAACGCAAATCCCGGGCGAATCAGCTGCGGGCCAGCCTGGAAGATGATGAAGTCTAA